One stretch of Odocoileus virginianus isolate 20LAN1187 ecotype Illinois chromosome 26, Ovbor_1.2, whole genome shotgun sequence DNA includes these proteins:
- the TREX1 gene encoding three-prime repair exonuclease 1 codes for MLTPALGRAQTKFHFPPLLLPAARTRQSVHPESLLPAGSSAQRRTPTMGSRALPPGPVQTLIFLDLEATGLPFSQPKITELCLLAVHRYALEGLSAPQGPAPTAPPPPRVLDKLSLCVAPGKVCSPAASEITGLSTAVLAAHGRRAFDADLVNLIRAFLQRQPQPWCLVAHNGDRYDFPLLRAELALLGLASALDDAFCVDSIAALKALEPAGSSSEHGPRKSYSLGNIYTRLYGQAPPDSHTAEGDVLALLSVCQWRPRALLRWVDAHAKPFSTIKPMYVVTTSTRTDPRPSAVTATVPLARASDTGPNLRGDRSPRPTSSPVKHPGAPPGEGLLAPLGLLAFLTLAVATLYGLSLAIPGQ; via the exons ATGCTCACACCAGCCCTTGGGCGGGCTCAGACCAAGTTTCACTTCCCGCCACTGCTGCTGCCGGCAGCAAGAACCAGGCAGAGTGTGCACCCTGAGTCATTGCTGCCTGCCGGCTCCTCG GCTCAGCGGCGGACACCCACCATGGGCTCGCgggccctgcccccagggccTGTGCAGACCCTCATCTTCCTGGACCTGGAGGCCACCGGCCTGCCCTTCTCCCAGCCCAAGATCACTGAGCTGTGCCTGCTGGCCGTCCACAGATATGCCCTGGAGGGCCTTTCCGCCCCTCAGGGGCCTGCGCCAACAGCGCCTCCACCGCCCCGGGTGCTGGACAAGCTCTCCCTGTGCGTGGCTCCAGGGAAGGTGTGCAGCCCCGCGGCCAGCGAGATCACGGGCCTGAGCACCGCAGTGCTGGCTGCCCACGGGCGTCGGGCCTTTGACGCCGACCTGGTCAACCTGATCCGCGCCTTCCTGCAGCGCCAGCCACAGCCCTGGTGCCTCGTGGCCCACAATGGTGACCGCTACGACTTCCCCCTGCTCCGGGCTGAGCTGGCGCTGCTGGGCCTGGCCAGTGCTCTGGACGACGCCTTCTGTGTGGACAGCATCGCTGCCCTGAAGGCCCTGGAGCCGGCTGGCAGCTCCTCGGAGCACGGCCCAAGGAAGAGCTACAGCCTGGGCAACATCTACACACGCCTGTACGGGCAGGCCCCGCCAGACTCGCACACTGCCGAGGGAGACGTGCTCGCCCTGCTGAGCGTCTGTCAGTGGAGGCCGCGGGCCCTGCTACGGTGGGTGGATGCTCATGCCAAGCCCTTCAGTACCATCAAGCCAATGTACGTGGTCACAACCTCTACTCGAACCGACCCAAGGCCATCTGCTGTCACAGCCACAGTGCCCCTGGCCAGAGCCAGCGACACCGGCCCCAACCTTCGTGGAGACAGGAGCCCCAGGCCAACCTCTTCCCCAGTGAAGCACCCTGGAGCCCCACCCGGGGAGGGGCTGCTGGCCCCCCTGGGCCTGCTGGCCTTCCTGACTTTGGCGGTAGCCACGCTGTATGGGCTGTCACTGGCCATACCCGGGCAGTAG